One Mycolicibacterium fallax genomic window, CGACCGGGCCAGCAGGCGCATCGCGTTCGGCAAGCCGCTGGCCGAGCAGGGCATGGTGCAGCAGGCGATCGCGTTGTCGCGCAACGAGATCGATGCGGCGCGGCTGCTGTGCGAGCGGGCCGCCTGGACCATCGACCTGCACGGCAACAAGGCCGCCCGCAACCAGGTCGCCCAGATCAAGGCGGTCGCCCCGCAGATGGCCTGCAATGTCATCGACCGGGCGATTCAGGTGCACGGCGCCGCCGGGGTCAGCGATGACACCGTGCTGGCCCGGATGTACGGCTGGCAGCGCGCCATGCGGATCTTCGACGGCCCCGACGAGGTGCACCTGCGCGCCATCGCCCGCGCCGAGCTCGGCGCGGCCAAGAGCCCGCTGGCCGCCGCGGTGGTCGCGCCGTGACCGATCTGCTCAGCGGCGCGTGGAACTTTCGCGACGTCGCGCACTCGACGTCGGGCGCGATCCGGCCCGGGCTGCTGTACCGGGCCGGGGAGCTGACCCAGCTCGACGACACCGGGTTGTCCCAGCTGCGGGAGTTGGCGGTCACCGACGTCGCCGACCTGCGCAGCCCGCCCGAGGTGGCCCAGCACGGCGCCGATCTGGTGCCCGCCGGCGTCGTCGTGCACAACCTGCCGTTCGTCGAGGTGGTCGCGTCGGTCGACGCCGAGGCGCCGCACGAGCACGCCTTCCAGCGCCTGATGACCGAGAAGCCCGACGACGAGTCGATGAAGGACGCCGGGCGGCGCTACATGGTCGAGGAGTACGCCCGGTTCGCCACCGCCGAGGGTGCCCAGCGCGCGATGCGGCAAACGGTCGCGCTGCTGAGTTCGGGTGCCGCGGTGCTGACGCACTGCTTTGCCGGCAAGGACCGCACCGGGTTCTCGGTGGCCGTCGTGCTGGAGGCCGCCGGGATCGACCGCGACACCGTGATGACCGACTACCTCGCCAGCAATGCCGCCGCACCGCAACTGCGCGCCCAGATCATGGAGCGCATCCGGATCCGGTTCAACGGCGAAATCCCCTCCGACGCGGCGGAATTCACCGAGGCACGGCTGTCCGACGACGTGCTCGGGGTGCGCCCGGAGTACCTGGATTCCGCGCTCGGCCGGATCGAGGCCGACTTCGGCTCGGTGCCCGGCTACCTGCACGCCGCGGGCATCACCGACGAGCAACTCGCCGCGTTGCGCACGCAGTTGCGCGGTTAGCGCATCGCGGGGCTCAGGCGGCGGGCGCGGCCTCGCGGTGCACGCGGTGCCGCACCCACCCGCGGTGACCCCAGCGCGCTCCGGCGCGGTGTGCTGCCGGTGCACCCACGCCCCGCGCCACCGCGGGCCGCTCGCGGCCGGCCCGCGCCGGCCGAGCATCGGGCCCGTCGGTCGGCTCCGCGGGGTCCCGGGTCGCCGCGGCGTCCCGAACCTTCCTGGTGATCGCCGCCGCGGGGCTGGCCGGCGGCTGCGCCGCCGCTTCGTCGGACCCCGCTTCGTCGGACGCCGCTTCGTCCGACACAGTAGCGTCGGCCAGTTCCGGTGTGCCGCCGGCCGGTTCCTGCGCGCCCGCCGGTTCCTGCGCGCCCGCCGCCGCCGCCGCAGCCCGGCTGTGGGGCGCCAGCACCGCCCGGAGCCGCGGAAGCTCCGGTGCGTCCCGGTCGAGCAACCGCGCTCCGGCCGACCCACGCAGCAGCATGGCGCCGCGCTCGGCAGGCGGCTCGGCGACAGCCCGATCCCCGGCAGCCGGACCCTCGGCCGGCGGCTCCCCGGCCGGCGGCTCCCCGGCCGGCGGCTCCCCGGCCGGCGGCTCCTCGACAGCCCGGCGCTGCCCGTCCGCCGCGACGCTGGCCGGTGCCGGCCCCCCGACCGCGGCGGGCGCCAAGGCCGCCAGGTCCGACCACTGGAACTGCGGCACCCCGAACGGCCCGGTCTTCGCGGTGCCCAGCGGCCGGAACCCGGGGTTGCCGGAGGCCGTCGCGACGGCGTCGTCGATGCCGGTGGCCAGGGCGATCCCGACGGTGATCGCGTCACGCAGCGGGCTGAGCCGCAGCAGCCGGGCCGGGGTCGGCGCACCCGGGGAGATGGACCGGTCGTAGCCGAGTTCGATGATCGTCCGCAGCGGCGCGTCCAACCCGGCGTACAGCGGCGCCAGCGCCGCGTTCACCTCGGCGGGCAGCACCCCCTGCAGCACGCTCAGGATCGGCAGCGTCGCGGTGGGGATCAGCCAGTACCTGGTGTCGCCGTAGCTACCCTGGTCGATGAAGCCGGCCGGGTCGACGTCGTAGTAGTTGCCGTGCACGGCGAAGATGCCGGCCAGCGCATTGAGGTCGGCCAGCAGGTTCAGCGGGTAGAGCGGAAAGTCGGAGTAGCCGTCGTACTGGCGGGAGTAGTCGGCGGTGGCGAACTTGCAGCCATTGGCGCAGTCACTGTCGGTGGGGGTGGCCCCGTCGAAGCTGATGCCGAAGAACGGGATCGACAGCCCGGCGAACCGCTCCAGAATGCCGCCGTTGGGGCGGTTCGGGTTGCCGATCAGCACAAAATCCAACGCCGGCACGGTGGCCCAGTCCCCGGCGGCGTTGTGCGTGGCGATCAGTGCCCGCTTGAGATTCGTCGCCACCCGCGCGCTCTGCGAATACCCGAAGACCAGGAAGCGCTCCGCGCCGTCCGGCGAGCTAGCGCCGGTGGCGGTGGTGTTATACGTGCAGGCTCCGCGCGCCGCGCACCCGGCCAGATTCACCAGCCCGGTCTGGGTCGACTCGTCGAAGGTCAGCTGCTGGTTGGGCAGCGGCCAGAACTCCTCGGGGGTGTAGACCGCCACCGATCCGGCGTAGCTGTCCCCGGCACGCAGCGACGGGGTGATGTAGGTGTTCTTGGTCCAGCCCAGGTACCAGGACGTGACGGCGTCCGGGGTGGCGACCGGGCCGGTGTTCAGCAACGGCATCCCGGTGCCGCCCATCACCAGCGCCGTCACCGCCGCCAGCGGGGTGACCGCCGCGACGACCACCGTCCAGGCCGCCGCCAGCGCCGCCGACACCGCGACCGCCAGCACCGTGAATACCCGAAATATTGACCCCATCGCGCGGCCCCCCGGCCCGCGGAAATCCCCGACTCCCCAATCGGGCACAGCGGGCCGAATCGCCCGGTGGGGAACTGCTCAGCGCAGCGTAGAACCGCCGACGCCGACTAGGTGGCAAATAGCCGGAAACTCACAGGTTTCACCAGACGGTCACCACAACCAGCCAGGCGATCGCCGACAGCAGAGCGCCGGTGAAGTCCACCCCCACCGACAGCGCAACGCCGCGCAGCGCATGCACGGTGGACACCCAGGCCCGACGCAGATCCCGGCGCAGCACCAGCTCCGCCGCGAACACCCCGAGCACGAACCCGATCAACAGCCCGATCACCGGGATGACGAAGAACCCAATCACGCCGCACACCGCACCGATCGCCAGGATCGACATCCGGACGTCGGCGGCGCGCATCCGCTTGACCGGCCAGGTGTACTTGATCACCTCGGCCGCGACGAACAGCGCGGCCGCGATGCCCAGGGTCACCCAGCCCACGGTGCTGCGCTCAATGATCGCCCAAACCGCGATCGCGCCGAACACCAGCAGCCCACCGGGCAGCACCGGCAGCAGAATGCCGACCAGTCCGACGGCGATGACCAGCCCGACCAGCACCAACCCGAGCGCGCTCACCGCACCCCCCTCACCTGCTGATCGCCGACCGGCGGCCCGCCGGGCGGGTCAGCGCATGACCTGCCCGGCGCGCCCCAGAGTTGTTTCACCTCACCGGCTTTCACCGGCCGACGATCGGGTCACTGCAGGCTGAAGGTGGCCTGCTTGGCCTCCGACAGGTCGTCGATCTCCGACCAGCGGGCGGCGATGTCGTCGACCGACGGCGGGTTGGTGAAGGTGACGCCCTCGTTCTGGAACAGCGCGGTGCGCTGCACCTTGCCGCCACCGACGATGAACACCGACGCCGAGTCCGGCACCTCCTCGGTGCACAGGTAGCCCACCACCGGCGCGACGTACTCCGGGGTGAGGTTCTTGAGCACCTCCGGCGGCAGAATGTCCTCGGTCATCCGGGTGGCGGCGATCGGCGCGACCGCGTTGGCCTTGATGTTGTACTTGGCGCCCTCCTGGGCGAGGGTGTTGATCAGCCCGACCAGGCCGAGCTTGGCGGCACCGTAGTTGGCCTGGCCGAAGTTGCCGAACAACCCGCTGGTCGAGGTGGCCACCACGATCCGGCCGAAGCTCTGCTCGCGGAAGTGCGGCCAGGCCGCCCGGATCACGTTGTAACCGCCGTACAGGTGCACCTTGAGCACGGCGTCCCAGTTCTCGTCGGTCATCTTGTGGAAGGTGCCGTCGCGCAGGATGCCGGCGTTGCTGACCACGCCGTGCACCGCACCGAACTCCTCGATCGCGGTCTTGACCATGTTGGCCGCACCGGCGGCCTCGGCGACGCTGTCGTAGTTGG contains:
- a CDS encoding tyrosine-protein phosphatase — its product is MTDLLSGAWNFRDVAHSTSGAIRPGLLYRAGELTQLDDTGLSQLRELAVTDVADLRSPPEVAQHGADLVPAGVVVHNLPFVEVVASVDAEAPHEHAFQRLMTEKPDDESMKDAGRRYMVEEYARFATAEGAQRAMRQTVALLSSGAAVLTHCFAGKDRTGFSVAVVLEAAGIDRDTVMTDYLASNAAAPQLRAQIMERIRIRFNGEIPSDAAEFTEARLSDDVLGVRPEYLDSALGRIEADFGSVPGYLHAAGITDEQLAALRTQLRG
- a CDS encoding PE-PPE domain-containing protein, which codes for MGSIFRVFTVLAVAVSAALAAAWTVVVAAVTPLAAVTALVMGGTGMPLLNTGPVATPDAVTSWYLGWTKNTYITPSLRAGDSYAGSVAVYTPEEFWPLPNQQLTFDESTQTGLVNLAGCAARGACTYNTTATGASSPDGAERFLVFGYSQSARVATNLKRALIATHNAAGDWATVPALDFVLIGNPNRPNGGILERFAGLSIPFFGISFDGATPTDSDCANGCKFATADYSRQYDGYSDFPLYPLNLLADLNALAGIFAVHGNYYDVDPAGFIDQGSYGDTRYWLIPTATLPILSVLQGVLPAEVNAALAPLYAGLDAPLRTIIELGYDRSISPGAPTPARLLRLSPLRDAITVGIALATGIDDAVATASGNPGFRPLGTAKTGPFGVPQFQWSDLAALAPAAVGGPAPASVAADGQRRAVEEPPAGEPPAGEPPAGEPPAEGPAAGDRAVAEPPAERGAMLLRGSAGARLLDRDAPELPRLRAVLAPHSRAAAAAAGAQEPAGAQEPAGGTPELADATVSDEAASDEAGSDEAAAQPPASPAAAITRKVRDAAATRDPAEPTDGPDARPARAGRERPAVARGVGAPAAHRAGARWGHRGWVRHRVHREAAPAA
- a CDS encoding DUF456 domain-containing protein translates to MSALGLVLVGLVIAVGLVGILLPVLPGGLLVFGAIAVWAIIERSTVGWVTLGIAAALFVAAEVIKYTWPVKRMRAADVRMSILAIGAVCGVIGFFVIPVIGLLIGFVLGVFAAELVLRRDLRRAWVSTVHALRGVALSVGVDFTGALLSAIAWLVVVTVW
- a CDS encoding SDR family oxidoreductase, whose amino-acid sequence is MPGVSDRVVIVTGAGGGLGREYALTLAREGAAVVVNDLGGARDGTGAGQNMADLVVEEIKSAGGRAVANYDSVAEAAGAANMVKTAIEEFGAVHGVVSNAGILRDGTFHKMTDENWDAVLKVHLYGGYNVIRAAWPHFREQSFGRIVVATSTSGLFGNFGQANYGAAKLGLVGLINTLAQEGAKYNIKANAVAPIAATRMTEDILPPEVLKNLTPEYVAPVVGYLCTEEVPDSASVFIVGGGKVQRTALFQNEGVTFTNPPSVDDIAARWSEIDDLSEAKQATFSLQ